The following are encoded in a window of Lactobacillus acidophilus genomic DNA:
- the rpe gene encoding ribulose-phosphate 3-epimerase, with amino-acid sequence MIIAPSILNADNLNLETDIKEAIAAGINRFHIDIMDGHFVPNLSFGPQLVEDFKREFPMTDAEIHLMSDSPDDLVPAFVNAGADLIELHYEAMDEDKLDYWLDYLISNGVNTGLALNPDTPSDVVTKYVSKLNQVLVMTVYPGFGGQEFIANSAQKIKEVRELVGPDIDIEVDGGINNQTIKIAKDAGANVFVVGSYLYKAGNIANQVHKLEDILK; translated from the coding sequence ATGATTATTGCACCATCAATTTTAAATGCAGATAACTTGAATTTAGAAACTGATATAAAAGAGGCTATTGCAGCTGGTATAAATCGCTTTCATATTGATATTATGGATGGTCACTTTGTACCTAACTTATCTTTTGGTCCACAATTAGTTGAAGACTTTAAACGTGAATTTCCAATGACAGATGCAGAAATTCATTTGATGAGTGATAGTCCAGATGACCTGGTACCAGCCTTTGTTAACGCAGGCGCTGATTTAATTGAGCTACACTATGAGGCAATGGATGAAGATAAGCTAGACTATTGGTTAGATTATTTAATTTCTAATGGTGTAAATACAGGCTTAGCACTTAATCCAGATACGCCTAGTGATGTAGTTACTAAATATGTGTCAAAACTTAATCAAGTATTAGTAATGACAGTTTATCCTGGGTTTGGCGGCCAAGAGTTTATAGCTAATTCTGCTCAAAAAATTAAGGAAGTAAGAGAATTAGTAGGTCCAGATATTGATATTGAAGTAGACGGTGGTATTAACAATCAAACAATCAAAATTGCTAAAGACGCTGGAGCAAATGTATTTGTAGTAGGGTCATATTTGTATAAGGCTGGTAATATAGCCAATCAAGTTCATAAATTAGAAGATATTCTTAAGTGA
- a CDS encoding thiamine diphosphokinase — translation MKAYALVGGPTDLWLHDIKKQLTEAKQNNDLIFGVDRGALFLEELGIIPDVAIGDFDSLQAKDLSRIEKTVKDIRYSNPIKDWTDSEIMVQTVFKDYLADKLIILGASGGRIDHFLINLLMWLNPSINQFAQRVEIIDKQNSIVFFNPGVHIIKKKPDYPYIGFATLSETEDFNISGARYDLNDYSSTYPRVFSSNEFLPNSDYFEISLKKGMIAAIYSKDINRFHNL, via the coding sequence ATGAAAGCATATGCATTAGTAGGTGGGCCAACTGATTTGTGGCTACATGATATAAAAAAGCAGTTAACTGAAGCTAAGCAGAATAATGATTTGATTTTTGGCGTTGATCGTGGTGCGTTGTTTTTAGAAGAATTAGGTATTATCCCCGATGTAGCTATAGGTGATTTTGATTCGCTTCAAGCTAAAGATTTATCTCGAATTGAAAAGACAGTTAAGGACATTAGATATTCTAATCCGATAAAAGACTGGACTGATTCTGAAATAATGGTGCAAACGGTCTTTAAAGACTATCTAGCAGATAAATTAATAATTTTAGGTGCCAGTGGTGGAAGAATAGATCACTTTTTAATTAATTTATTAATGTGGTTAAATCCTTCGATTAATCAATTTGCTCAAAGAGTTGAAATAATTGATAAACAAAATAGTATTGTGTTTTTTAACCCTGGCGTCCATATAATTAAAAAAAAGCCAGATTATCCGTACATTGGTTTTGCTACATTGTCAGAAACTGAAGACTTTAATATAAGTGGTGCGAGATATGATTTAAATGATTATTCAAGTACATATCCTCGAGTTTTTTCTTCAAATGAATTTTTACCTAATAGCGATTATTTTGAAATATCATTAAAAAAAGGAATGATTGCAGCAATTTATTCTAAAGATATTAATCGCTTTCATAATTTATAA